The Geminocystis sp. NIES-3708 genomic sequence TACGTATATCTTCTGATAGACAGTCTGGACACTTCATCATGTTCACATGATCTCAGAAGTAAAACTATTCTAGGCATTGGTGATTTTAGGTATGAAGAAGACTAAAAGAAGGAATTGGTATATCTTTAAATTTGAGATAGTGAATCAATAGTGAAACAGAATACTTTAAAATCTCCATGGATTTTGAATAACATAAAGTTTTTCGATGTAGTCTAGCAAGATAATGTCTTAATCTCGTATTTTCTCCCTCCACTCTGGTCATGTATGTTTTACAGATGATTTGGTCGCCCTCAGGAATAAAGTTTCCATAGACTTTCCACCCGTCTGTTACATAAAAATAACAATGCCATTTTTTTACTTGCTCCCACAACGGTCTAAATGTTTTTGCACTTCTATCCCCTATGACCTATTCCAATATACCCTCGTGAAAATGATCTACCGCTGTCCATCGCCAGATTGGTTTTTTTTTGAGCCGACAAAGGTTTGCAATTCATCTAATTCTCCAACTTCTGGTCGCGTTTCTGGATGATAGCTCTGTGGCAAAATTTGACCCACTGCTTTAACCCAAGAGATGATCGTTGTATGATGCACCTGTTTAATCCTCCCAATAGCTCGAAAACCCATACCATTGACGTACATTTTTAAGCATTCTTTTCTGAGATCATCACTATAACCTTTACCACTGAGTTGTTCTGGAGCTATAAATTGTCCGCGACAATGAACACAAATATGATTTTGTTTTCCTTTTTTTATGCCATTTTTATTGATATTCTTGGAGCCACATTCTGGACATTTCATGTTTTTTTACTTCACTTTTTTCCTTTTTCTATCATACCCTCATTCACCAACGCCCTATTCTAATTCATATTTCAAATCAGCAACCCCCGGTTTTACCAAAAGATTTGATACGGAGATTTTAAATTTACGAGAAAAACTAACAGTATTAAAAGAAACCATCACATATCTTACAGATAAGCAACATTATCTCAATAGCAACTTAAAAGAACAACTAGACAAAATTGAAACTGAATTAAAGCAATTAGATACTGTTAAGGAAGAATTGCAAAGTACACAAGAATTAATGCTTTTGCAGCACAACATCATCAAGCAACAATTCGATCATTTCAAGGAATTTTGCAAAGAATTTATCCTCTCCAAAGGCAAATAATCATTTTCAGACATTGAAAAATACTAAGTAAAATATGAGGTAAGGATAGAGTAAACTATCCATCACTTTTATTAACTTAATCAAATAGTATCATGAATCAAACAATTGAAGTAAATTTATCGGATGTTTTAACTCGTTTAGAGACAAAAATTGATCGACTTCAATCAGATGTAACAGAAATTAAAATTGATGTTGAAAAATTGAAAACTCAAAATGAGCAAATGAATAAACGAATAGATTTGATAGAAAAACGCATTGATGGTTTAGATAGCCGTCTTAATACTTTGACGATCGGGTTTTTAAGCATAGTAGGAATCTTAGTAACAGGATTATTGACGGCTGTGGCTAAATTAATTTCATTACCTAATTTCTAGGACTGAAAATGGTCGTTTTGGTGGTTCAATTCCTTCTCGTTACATTGTTTTAGCCACCTTTGAAGGTGTAGTTAAGATTTTTTCGATAATCAATTTTTGAAAGTATGGTATTTTCATGCCTTATCTGGACATAGAATTATTCTTATTTATTTTTTGCATTTTTATTCAGTATTGATTATTGATATTAATAAGTTATTAAATAAAATTACATATATATTTAATAATAGATCATGGATAATTAGCAGTTAACTTTCTCATACTCAATTCTTAATTTGTTTCTCCGAGAAAAACTATTTTAATGATACGATAAGGAGATCTATGTACATTTATATTGATTAAACTATTAAATCGTAAATCATGCCAGATTTTTTACCTATAGCTTATTTTGAAAGCAAATTTATTCCTTTTCGTGATGCTAATATATCAATTGCTACTCATGCATTACATTATGGAACGGGTGCATTCGGCGGCTTAAGAGGGACAATTAACCCTACAAATCCTCAACAAGTGTTATTATTTCGTTTAGATCGCCACTGTCAAAGATTAAGTAATAGTGCTAAATATTTACATTATGATTTATCATCAAGTAAAATTTACGAAGTAATTACAGATTTTGTGACGAAAAATAAACCGACAAAACCTTTTTATATTCGTCCTTTTGTTTATACTTCAGATTTAGGTATTGCACCACGACTTCACAATATCGAAAAAAACTTTTTTGTTTATGGGTTAGAAATGGGGGATTATCTGTCTCCTGATGGTATTAGTTGTCGTATTAGCTCATGGTATCGTCAAGAAGATCGTAGCTTACCATTAAGAGGTAAAATTAGCGGTGCATATATTACTTCTGCCTTAGCGAAAACTGAAGCAGTTGATAGTGGTTTCGATGAAGCAATTTTGATGAATTCTCAAGGTAAAGTGTGCGAAGCGACGGGGATGAATATTTTTATTGTGAGAAATAATAAGCTAATCACTCCTAGTTTTGATCAAGATATTTTAGAGGGAATTACTAGAGATAGTATTTTAACTATTGCTCAAAATTTAGGTATTGAAATTGAGCAAAGAGAAATCGATAAAACTGAATTATTTATTGCCGATGAAGTCTTTTTATGTGGCACAGCGGCTAAAGTTACTCCTGTTAAAAAAGTAGAAAATTATCATCTTCCTCAAGATAAAATGATTACAAATAAAATTAAAGAAAAATTAACAGCTATTACCGAAAATAGAGATTCTGAATATCAAGATTGGATAACGGTTATTGATATATAGTTTAAGTGAGTTGATAATATATTTCGCCCCTAGCTATCCATAAGACAAACTATGCGAAAGCCAATAAAATTATAGGTAGAGTCAGGGGCATAATTTCCTCTTTTTGCACTGCGGCAGTAATCCGATGATAACGACCAAGATCCTCCTCTAACAACCCTTGGTTGATTGATGCTATCTTTGTAGAAAGCAGATCCATTTTTTGGTTTGTGAATATAATTACTGGCATAATGATCTTCACACCATTCCCAGACATTGCCATGAAAATCATATAAACCGAAACAATTAGGATAAAAGTTATCTACTGGGGTGGTTTTTTTCTCAATTTTCCCGACATTTTTATTCTCATTACTTTGAGTATTATAGTTAGCGAAATCGGGGGTGATTATATCCCCAAAAAAGAAAGAAGTTTTTGTATTACCACGACAACTATATTCCCATTCGGATTCTGTGGGAAGACGATAATTTCTCCCTGTATATTTACTAAGACGTTTACAAAATTCTTGAGCATCTAACCAAGATACTTTTTCCACAGGTAAATTATCTCCTTTATAAAAAGAGGGATTATTTTTAAGAGGACGACTAATTTTTGGAAATGATGAGACTGTACGCCATTGTAGCTGAGTTATGGGATATTTACTTACATAAAAAGAATTTAATTTAACTAAATGTTGAGGATTTTCATCTTTATCTCTGCCATTTTCAGCACTATTTGAACCCATCATAAATGATCCTGAAGGAACAAATATCATATCTAAATTAACTCCTTCTCCAATGTATTCTACAAAAAATTGTGCTGTTTTGGTCATCATATTTTTTTTAATACTTGACATTAAACCAAATAATTTTTTTTCAGATTCAAGGATAATTGTTTCAAAAGAAAATTCTTCTATATTGGGATAATTTTTTTTGGGGTTAATTATTGTGGGAGGTGCTTTGAGAGGTGATGTTTTTTGGACTATGGTTTCCTGATTTTCCACTACCATTGACAATTTCTGAGGTAGAGTGTTAGGTGTTATTATCTCTTTTGTTTGTGTTGTTTGAAGATTAATAATAGTAGGATTTTCTTTGAATAATTGGAAAAAATCCCGTAAATATTGAGGACGTTTTTCTTGAGTTAATTCCATTCCTTTAATAATAGCTTGATTAAAATTATCACTAATATCAGGATTAAACTGTTGAGGGGGAATTAAATCTTTATATTCTCTAAATTTAGTAGCGGTGGGCAACTGGGCGGTAACTAAAACATAGAGAGTAGCGGCAAGGGAATAAATATCTGTGGAAGGTCTAATTTTACCATGATTATCTAATTGTTCAGGTGGTAAAAAACAATCAGTCATTACATTTTGATTTTTTCGTGGTGCTAAAGCAAATAGTTTTATTGCTAATCCATAATCACTTAAAATTGGTTCTTTAGTATTGCTATCAATGATAATATTTTGTGGCTTTACATCTTGATGAATACATTTATTTTGATGCAAAATATTAATAGCTGAACCAATTTTTGTAATTAATTTTAAGGCTTCTTCTGGTTCAAATTTACCGTTATGATCAACATAGGTGGCTAAATCTATTCCATCAAGATAATCCATAATCATGTATGAGTTTTCCCCTTCAAAAAATACTTGGGGATGAAGATTGATAATATTTGGATTTTGACAATTGTTAGCGATTTGTTGTGCTTGTTGAATTAATTTTTGCTCTATTATTTCTGCATTTTCTTGTTGTTTCCAAAAACTATTAATGGCTTTAATAGTAACTAATTGAGCATTTTTCGTATCTTTAGCTCGATAATAAAATCCTGTACCACTTCTGGGCAAAATAGACTCTACTATATATTGACCATTATTTAATTGTTTTCCTTTTTTCCAATTGCTCATTTATGCTCAAACTCGTTTTACCACTGTTTAAATCATAATAGAATTTAGCATCATTGAAGAATTTTCAAAGTACAACTTCTTCTTAAATGCACAGAATCAGAAAGAAGCATCACTTTCATAGTCTATTGTTATTTCTTTTAAAATAGTATTTATAACTATCCTATCATTGTCAATAAAAAAATATTTTATGTCAAATCAAATTCAATGGATTAACGCCTTATCCACTCAATCTTCATTAGAAAAAGCCATTGATGAAGTGGTGGGGAAAATAGAAGAGAAACTAACTCAGAATCCTGATATTGGTATTGTTTTCATTTCTTCTGCTTTTGCTAGTGATTATCCTCGGTTAATGCCTCTTTTATTAGAAAAATTACCTTTGCCTTGTGTTATTGGTTGTGGTGGTGGTGGCATAGTGGGAATGAAAAATGATTATCAGCCAAGAGAAATTGAAGGAAATCCCGCCTTGAGTTTGACAGTTGCCAGTTTGCCTGATGTAGAAATAACTCCTTTTCATGTAACGGCT encodes the following:
- a CDS encoding branched-chain amino acid transaminase, with the translated sequence MPDFLPIAYFESKFIPFRDANISIATHALHYGTGAFGGLRGTINPTNPQQVLLFRLDRHCQRLSNSAKYLHYDLSSSKIYEVITDFVTKNKPTKPFYIRPFVYTSDLGIAPRLHNIEKNFFVYGLEMGDYLSPDGISCRISSWYRQEDRSLPLRGKISGAYITSALAKTEAVDSGFDEAILMNSQGKVCEATGMNIFIVRNNKLITPSFDQDILEGITRDSILTIAQNLGIEIEQREIDKTELFIADEVFLCGTAAKVTPVKKVENYHLPQDKMITNKIKEKLTAITENRDSEYQDWITVIDI
- a CDS encoding bifunctional serine/threonine-protein kinase/formylglycine-generating enzyme family protein — its product is MSNWKKGKQLNNGQYIVESILPRSGTGFYYRAKDTKNAQLVTIKAINSFWKQQENAEIIEQKLIQQAQQIANNCQNPNIINLHPQVFFEGENSYMIMDYLDGIDLATYVDHNGKFEPEEALKLITKIGSAINILHQNKCIHQDVKPQNIIIDSNTKEPILSDYGLAIKLFALAPRKNQNVMTDCFLPPEQLDNHGKIRPSTDIYSLAATLYVLVTAQLPTATKFREYKDLIPPQQFNPDISDNFNQAIIKGMELTQEKRPQYLRDFFQLFKENPTIINLQTTQTKEIITPNTLPQKLSMVVENQETIVQKTSPLKAPPTIINPKKNYPNIEEFSFETIILESEKKLFGLMSSIKKNMMTKTAQFFVEYIGEGVNLDMIFVPSGSFMMGSNSAENGRDKDENPQHLVKLNSFYVSKYPITQLQWRTVSSFPKISRPLKNNPSFYKGDNLPVEKVSWLDAQEFCKRLSKYTGRNYRLPTESEWEYSCRGNTKTSFFFGDIITPDFANYNTQSNENKNVGKIEKKTTPVDNFYPNCFGLYDFHGNVWEWCEDHYASNYIHKPKNGSAFYKDSINQPRVVRGGSWSLSSDYCRSAKRGNYAPDSTYNFIGFRIVCLMDS